One part of the Arthrobacter tumbae genome encodes these proteins:
- a CDS encoding AfsR/SARP family transcriptional regulator has product MLKSDSYPTPASSATVPVRTPANVLSVKVIGSLQIVRDGVTLSAKDFGGPKPRQILEILLINLGNPVSKDKLISLLWNGNPPAEALPTLESYVSVLRRNLQPGAGKNGVLRTTTGGYVIDRTLVDVDLARFERSVRLAHQCEPIEGLKLMQEALAFADAPLLGDELLPAWAEEERDLHAARVTEAKLFAAETATAVGAYDLAITWANQITAQDALNERAWTSLILALEASGRHTEGLQSYERCRRIMHRELGCSPGPALKAAHARLLQATADSEGELSDVLSALLLLHNQISRTGVEVPAATPAAGKSLREAGNVLNSFLRRALAAA; this is encoded by the coding sequence ATGTTGAAGTCAGATTCCTACCCCACCCCGGCATCCAGCGCCACGGTCCCCGTCCGGACCCCGGCAAACGTACTGTCCGTGAAAGTCATCGGGAGCTTGCAGATCGTCCGTGATGGGGTGACTCTCAGCGCGAAGGATTTTGGCGGCCCGAAGCCCCGGCAGATCCTCGAAATCCTGCTCATCAATCTCGGTAATCCAGTATCAAAAGACAAGCTCATCAGCCTCCTGTGGAACGGTAACCCTCCGGCTGAGGCGCTTCCGACACTCGAAAGCTACGTAAGTGTCCTGCGCCGCAACCTGCAGCCCGGCGCCGGCAAGAACGGAGTACTGCGCACCACTACCGGCGGCTACGTCATCGACCGCACGCTGGTTGATGTGGATCTCGCCCGGTTCGAGCGTTCGGTGCGCCTCGCGCATCAGTGCGAGCCGATTGAAGGCTTGAAGCTGATGCAGGAAGCACTTGCATTTGCGGATGCGCCACTCCTCGGTGACGAGCTGCTCCCCGCCTGGGCCGAGGAAGAGCGCGATTTGCATGCGGCCAGGGTCACCGAGGCCAAGCTGTTCGCCGCTGAGACCGCCACAGCTGTCGGCGCATACGATCTGGCCATCACCTGGGCCAACCAGATCACAGCGCAGGATGCACTCAATGAACGGGCGTGGACCTCGCTGATCCTGGCGCTGGAGGCTTCCGGCCGTCACACGGAGGGTCTTCAAAGTTATGAACGTTGCCGCCGGATCATGCATCGCGAGCTCGGATGCTCCCCCGGCCCTGCACTGAAAGCGGCGCATGCAAGGTTGCTGCAGGCTACGGCCGATAGCGAAGGGGAACTGTCCGACGTGCTTTCGGCTCTCCTCCTCCTTCACAACCAGATTTCCCGGACGGGCGTGGAAGTTCCGGCTGCAACGCCCGCTGCTGGTAAGTCCCTCCGCGAGGCCGGCAACGTATTGAACTCATTCCTTCGGCGAGCGCTCGCAGCGGCGTAG
- a CDS encoding S-layer homology domain-containing protein yields MLSYRRPRVNRESSSTSAGKRIAAITAAGAVCLPLLVAPSVATAVTTPGGEGLAAVGPIDNANGYPFWYQDKGIGLGDADTTNDVAPLRLELCLEIDMCGAEIPVPAEDIKFPENYPDEGFWWAAEAEIENAPGDRALLVYAQEAAFGDAGAVAVDKQVAFTRQRVRLDALLPNATYTVTTPYGTEEFVTDVEGEINDTQDIGCMSPPCGFEHAMTGHIGPFLRWTDWETDPQLVRETGQYIGDPATPHTVEGGTGDENVFRVEGPNPDGSSAPWSMETDLFSVTGKVAQLKTTIDKPGDLFGAATQVRIQSSFPGESDILYTLDGSDPLGPDGIRVASEALVTIPGPTPEQGTIADTVLRYVAVGSGQTTEPQTHEYRVDTSLPVVTATPSGAAASAPDVSPIVLKGSQMITLTAAVGANADAVSTIYYTTDGTRPRLVDGAPAGSTQEYTGPFQFTRSGTVNAIAVTTDGVTGPNTNVKYTVRHLDVINEPAAPGSRNHPFPTTVKDYGTVDAAGNTVLAPVELALCLNDPNCALEVPFDTTRASYPDNFPSESFWWAADAEIPVGTEGRARLVLALEAAFANEVPRDGDEIAFGRTRYSMRGLTPGVTYRITHPYGVDVLTADTAGDIRYTNDVGCLDVNCSFDLMAQAGIGPLLRQPNAPAGYLGDGATEAPVVGSPFDTNYFQLEAITDAAGAELAEAQLIGKTENFSIVGRLASTPEPELPSTVPDAVAAPVVDAAAAPRIGEAVVQLTAPNDGGSPITGFVVRVTDAAGTQLGALRTAPATATSLTITGLRADIATRFQVAAVNDIGQGAFSPLSEALPALPAPFSDVPQGIQFFTEMAWLADSGITNGWTDGTFRPVTPVNRDAMAAFLYRMAGEPSYSAPTVSPFKDVKPGMEHYKEMAWLAEQGISKGWDDGTFRPTTPVNRDAMAAFLFRMAGSPTEGFEPTTFPDVTTGNEFFDEISWLASTGITTGYPDGTFKPVQSVNRDAMAAFLYRFDVL; encoded by the coding sequence ATGCTTAGTTATCGACGCCCCCGGGTGAACCGGGAAAGCAGCAGTACATCCGCAGGGAAGCGGATTGCCGCCATTACTGCGGCGGGCGCGGTGTGTCTGCCGCTTCTCGTCGCGCCATCGGTTGCGACGGCCGTAACAACTCCGGGCGGCGAAGGACTGGCCGCGGTCGGTCCAATCGACAATGCAAATGGGTACCCATTCTGGTATCAGGACAAGGGCATCGGTCTCGGCGACGCCGACACAACAAACGATGTTGCACCGCTCCGCCTGGAGCTGTGCCTCGAGATTGATATGTGCGGTGCGGAAATTCCGGTTCCCGCAGAGGACATCAAGTTCCCGGAGAACTATCCGGACGAGGGGTTCTGGTGGGCAGCGGAGGCCGAGATTGAGAATGCACCCGGTGACCGGGCGTTGCTGGTGTACGCCCAGGAAGCGGCATTCGGTGACGCCGGCGCCGTCGCGGTGGACAAGCAAGTAGCCTTCACCCGCCAACGCGTTCGTTTGGATGCGCTCCTTCCCAACGCCACGTACACCGTCACCACGCCCTACGGGACAGAGGAATTTGTCACGGACGTCGAAGGTGAAATCAACGACACCCAGGACATCGGCTGCATGAGTCCGCCCTGCGGGTTCGAACATGCCATGACGGGTCACATTGGTCCGTTCCTGCGGTGGACCGACTGGGAGACTGACCCACAACTGGTGAGGGAGACCGGCCAGTACATCGGTGACCCCGCGACTCCCCACACGGTCGAAGGCGGTACCGGCGACGAGAACGTCTTCCGAGTTGAAGGTCCGAATCCGGACGGTAGCAGCGCTCCCTGGTCCATGGAAACCGACCTCTTCTCCGTCACCGGCAAGGTCGCCCAGCTGAAGACCACCATCGATAAGCCGGGCGATCTGTTCGGCGCAGCCACGCAAGTGCGGATTCAATCGTCATTTCCGGGTGAGTCTGACATTCTCTACACACTCGATGGAAGTGATCCACTAGGACCGGACGGCATTCGCGTCGCCTCCGAGGCACTTGTCACCATCCCGGGTCCGACGCCCGAGCAAGGAACCATCGCAGATACGGTTCTGCGCTACGTAGCGGTTGGCTCAGGTCAGACAACCGAACCACAGACGCACGAATACAGGGTGGACACCAGCCTGCCCGTCGTCACGGCAACACCTTCCGGTGCTGCGGCTTCGGCACCAGACGTGAGTCCGATCGTGCTCAAGGGATCACAGATGATCACCTTGACGGCGGCTGTTGGCGCGAATGCGGATGCGGTTTCGACAATTTACTACACCACCGATGGAACCCGGCCGCGCCTGGTGGATGGTGCACCCGCCGGATCCACTCAGGAGTACACGGGGCCGTTCCAGTTCACTCGCAGCGGCACGGTCAACGCCATCGCGGTCACCACCGACGGCGTGACGGGTCCGAACACCAACGTCAAGTACACGGTGCGGCATCTGGATGTCATCAATGAGCCGGCTGCACCGGGATCCCGGAACCACCCGTTCCCGACGACGGTGAAGGACTACGGAACGGTGGACGCAGCAGGTAACACGGTCCTGGCTCCGGTAGAGCTCGCGCTCTGCCTCAATGACCCGAACTGCGCTCTTGAAGTGCCGTTTGATACCACGCGGGCGTCCTACCCGGACAACTTCCCGAGTGAATCCTTCTGGTGGGCAGCAGATGCCGAGATACCGGTCGGTACCGAAGGGCGTGCCCGCCTGGTCCTGGCTCTCGAGGCAGCCTTTGCCAACGAGGTGCCGCGCGACGGTGACGAGATTGCCTTCGGACGTACCAGGTACTCGATGCGGGGCCTTACTCCCGGAGTGACGTACCGGATCACCCACCCGTACGGCGTGGACGTTCTCACTGCAGATACTGCGGGCGACATCCGGTACACCAACGACGTCGGTTGCCTGGATGTGAATTGCTCCTTCGATCTCATGGCCCAGGCCGGCATCGGTCCGCTCCTTCGCCAGCCGAACGCACCTGCCGGCTACCTTGGAGACGGCGCGACGGAAGCCCCGGTTGTTGGAAGCCCGTTTGATACCAACTACTTCCAGCTCGAAGCCATCACCGATGCTGCCGGCGCCGAGCTTGCCGAGGCCCAACTGATCGGCAAGACCGAGAACTTCTCGATCGTCGGCCGACTGGCAAGTACGCCTGAGCCAGAGCTTCCCAGCACTGTTCCCGATGCGGTAGCGGCACCCGTGGTTGACGCAGCGGCCGCACCCCGGATCGGCGAGGCTGTCGTTCAGCTCACCGCTCCCAACGACGGCGGTTCACCGATCACCGGTTTCGTAGTTCGGGTGACCGATGCGGCAGGCACTCAGCTGGGTGCGCTCCGCACGGCACCGGCCACGGCAACGAGCCTGACCATCACCGGCCTTCGGGCGGATATCGCCACCCGATTCCAGGTAGCAGCGGTCAACGACATCGGACAGGGCGCCTTTTCACCACTGTCGGAGGCACTGCCGGCCCTGCCTGCACCGTTCTCGGACGTGCCGCAAGGCATCCAGTTCTTCACCGAGATGGCTTGGCTGGCGGATAGCGGGATCACCAATGGCTGGACTGACGGGACCTTCCGTCCAGTCACTCCGGTGAACAGGGACGCCATGGCGGCCTTCCTCTACCGGATGGCGGGCGAGCCGAGCTATAGCGCTCCAACAGTGTCGCCATTCAAGGACGTCAAGCCCGGCATGGAGCACTACAAGGAAATGGCCTGGCTGGCTGAGCAGGGCATCTCCAAGGGCTGGGATGACGGAACCTTCCGTCCGACCACTCCGGTGAACAGGGATGCGATGGCTGCCTTCCTCTTCCGGATGGCGGGTTCGCCCACCGAAGGATTCGAACCGACTACCTTCCCGGATGTCACGACCGGTAACGAGTTCTTCGACGAGATCAGCTGGCTAGCCTCCACCGGCATCACCACCGGGTACCCCGACGGTACGTTCAAGCCGGTGCAGTCCGTGAACAGGGATGCGATGGCTGCCTTCCTGTACCGGTTCGACGTCCTCTGA
- the metG gene encoding methionine--tRNA ligase: MSSAQKSPFYITTAITYPNGVPHIGHAYEYVATDAIARFKRLDGYDVMFLTGTDEHGMKIAQTAEKEGITPKQLVDRNAAVYQAAHADLAISYDRFIRTTDEDHYAASQDIWRRMEAAGDIYLDKYAGWYSVRDEAYYTEEETEVREDGIRYSKDTDTEVTWTEEESYFFRLSTYQDRLLALYAEQPEFGAPQSRFNEVISFVKRGLDDLSISRTTFDWGVPVPGNPQHVMYVWVDALTNYLTGVGYPDTESEQFRRYWPADVHVIGKDISRFHAIYWPAFLMSAGIELPKRVMIHGFLHNKGVKMSKSLGNVIAPKDWMEQYGRDQIRFFLLREVPFGADGSYSHEAIVTRMNSDLANNLGNLAQRSLSMVAKNCDSLVPAPSSLSVADQRILAAANTLLDTCRAAYDKQELSRALEAIWTVLGDTNAYFAEQQPWVLRKTDLDRMNTVLYVTLEVLRIVSILVQPVMPDGAAKLLTVLGQGTANDDDARRFSAIATPLVPGIALPAPAPIFPKYEEPTEN; this comes from the coding sequence GTGAGTTCTGCGCAGAAATCCCCGTTCTACATCACTACAGCCATCACCTACCCCAACGGCGTGCCGCACATCGGGCACGCGTATGAGTATGTGGCCACCGACGCCATTGCGCGTTTCAAGCGGCTGGACGGCTACGACGTCATGTTCCTCACGGGTACCGACGAGCACGGCATGAAGATCGCCCAGACGGCAGAGAAAGAGGGGATCACGCCCAAGCAACTCGTGGACCGCAACGCAGCGGTCTACCAGGCTGCCCATGCTGACCTCGCCATCAGCTATGACCGTTTCATCCGTACCACGGACGAGGACCACTATGCCGCCTCGCAGGATATCTGGCGCCGGATGGAAGCCGCCGGCGATATCTACCTCGACAAGTACGCCGGCTGGTACTCGGTACGGGACGAGGCCTATTACACCGAGGAAGAGACCGAGGTGCGTGAGGATGGCATCCGCTACTCGAAGGACACCGACACCGAGGTGACGTGGACGGAGGAGGAGAGCTACTTCTTCCGCCTGTCCACCTACCAGGACCGGCTCCTGGCACTGTACGCGGAGCAGCCGGAATTCGGTGCACCGCAGTCCCGCTTCAACGAGGTCATCAGTTTTGTTAAGCGGGGCCTGGACGATCTCTCGATCAGCCGCACCACGTTTGACTGGGGTGTACCTGTGCCCGGCAACCCCCAGCACGTCATGTACGTCTGGGTGGATGCTCTCACCAACTATCTGACCGGGGTGGGCTATCCGGACACCGAGTCGGAGCAGTTCCGCAGGTACTGGCCCGCAGACGTGCACGTGATCGGCAAGGACATCTCCCGCTTCCACGCGATCTACTGGCCCGCCTTCCTGATGTCCGCCGGCATCGAGCTTCCCAAGCGGGTCATGATTCACGGCTTCCTGCATAACAAGGGCGTGAAAATGTCCAAGTCCCTGGGCAACGTGATCGCGCCGAAGGACTGGATGGAGCAGTACGGCCGGGACCAGATCCGCTTTTTCCTGCTGCGTGAGGTGCCCTTCGGAGCGGATGGCTCCTACAGCCATGAGGCCATCGTGACCCGGATGAATTCCGACCTCGCGAACAATCTGGGGAACCTCGCCCAGCGGTCGCTGTCCATGGTGGCGAAGAACTGTGACTCACTGGTGCCTGCACCGTCGTCGTTATCTGTCGCGGACCAGCGCATCCTGGCCGCAGCGAACACGCTGCTGGACACCTGTCGGGCGGCGTATGACAAGCAGGAGCTGTCCCGCGCGCTCGAGGCGATCTGGACGGTCCTCGGCGACACGAACGCGTACTTCGCCGAGCAGCAGCCCTGGGTGCTGCGGAAGACTGACCTCGACCGCATGAACACGGTCCTCTACGTGACCCTGGAGGTCCTCCGGATCGTGTCTATCCTGGTCCAACCTGTGATGCCGGACGGCGCCGCGAAGCTGCTCACGGTTCTGGGCCAGGGCACCGCGAACGACGACGACGCCCGCCGGTTCAGCGCGATCGCCACTCCGTTGGTTCCCGGCATTGCCCTTCCGGCGCCCGCACCGATCTTCCCGAAGTACGAGGAGCCCACCGAAAATTAA